One Campylobacter sputorum genomic window, AGTTATGAGTATTTATAGTCTGTTTTTTCAAGGAAGTGTTCCGTTTGGAGCTATATTTACAGGATATTTCACTAATAAGTTTGGAGCAAATGCTGGGTTGTTTGTTTGTGCTATATCTGCTATTGTTTGTTTGTTAGTTTTAATGTTTTATAGCAAATATAATAAAAATAAACCTATACTAAAATCCATCTTCTTTAAATAAATTTTGTTTAAGCCAAAGACCTATTTTATTTTTTTGTTTTGATTGTTTCTTTATAGTATTTATGGTTTGCCTTTTTTTGCTATAAATTTTAGTCGCACCATCAAAAACTGAAGTATAAAAACTATCTCCTTTTGCAATTTTTTCTTTAATCCCTGATTTAGTATCTACAAATATATCTATATCTATGCCATATTTATCTTGAAATTTTTTAAGATCATTTCTTAAATTTACAAAATCCCTGTGAAACTCTTCTTTTAAATTTTTCTTTACTACAAAAAGATCTACATCGCTACTTGGTTTTGGATTACCTTTTGCATAACTTCCAAAAAGCCAAATTTCTTTTGGCTTTATAGCCAATAATTCTTCTATAAGTTCTTTTTGTATATCACTTGGCAAACTGCTATTATTTTGACTATTCATTTTGATTTACACAACAAATTTTATAAGATGTTTTTTATAGTTTTGTATAAAAACATCTACTTTAGGATTTTTTACAACATCATTG contains:
- a CDS encoding nucleotidyltransferase family protein, giving the protein MNSQNNSSLPSDIQKELIEELLAIKPKEIWLFGSYAKGNPKPSSDVDLFVVKKNLKEEFHRDFVNLRNDLKKFQDKYGIDIDIFVDTKSGIKEKIAKGDSFYTSVFDGATKIYSKKRQTINTIKKQSKQKNKIGLWLKQNLFKEDGF